Part of the Silurus meridionalis isolate SWU-2019-XX chromosome 29, ASM1480568v1, whole genome shotgun sequence genome, aaacaacatacaaCACTTCTTTCTGTAACTTCTTGCAGTTTCCTTTTAGCACAAATCCTTGTTTTGTGGTTTCTTGCTGACTTttgatgagataaaaaaaacccaggctCAAGGTACTTTTTTCTGAGCAAGCACTTACCTGTTCTGAACTCTGTCTCCTTACGTCGTGCGGTCTTTCTAAGTATGTGCAGGATTTGGAGGTGGGGTAGTGTTAGTGTTTGAAAGCTTGGATCCGCGGTCTGTTTGACTTTTAGCTTTCAGTCGACTCACAGCCTCAGATTCGCCTCGGATCTCACGGGATCGGCTCCCGAATGGATCCCGTGCGTAATGCAACACGGTGTTATTCATTTATGTTTACACGGAAATGTTTATGCTAAAGGAACACAATCAATTTTTATACTTAATCATTTTTTCATCCATAGATGGCAGCATTTCTGGCGTCTACTATCATTCGGACGTTATTGTGTCCATGTTAACTGTATTCTCGCACATCCCGATATTAATGTGTGTACAGTACGTCGTATTACCATGTGCTATTGAAAGTATATTTCTATTCACCGTTATAGATAGATGTTCAGATTCTGTGAGATGCAACAGAATTGGTgtctatgaataaataaagagaacttttttttttactatgctGGCGTGCGTCTTTTACTGCATTTGCACttgacttttattttctttgggcAAACAAacctgaagtgtgtgttttatgtccTTTTCAATTATTTACCAGGTCATTATTGAACATGTGCTTCGCTTTTGCATCATGTTTactcttttgtgtgtgttttgttttgtatactgACCTTGAGTGTTAAAAAGGggtatgaataaatgaatgaatgaataaataaatgaaaaaaaaaacaataaatacttAAACTAAgtaagtaaattaataaaagagaggagtgaaggaaaaaataaacagtgaaataCATAAAAAGTACATGACATTAAGTCACTGAAATATTAAGTaaattagggggaaaaaaggaagtaaataaatgtgaaataaaaaagataaaaaaatgtacaaaagtaaataaactatcaagattagtaaataaataatgcaattaaataGTCATTTTTTAGTTGAGGGAAAATAATAAGTGACTGgagaaaaaagggaaatatgaataaataaattataaaataaagtaagaaCTTTAATTGAATAAgtgaattaaattaaagaaaaactaaattcaataaaagtaatataatataaatacgTATAATGGGCAATAATGAGTTAAATAAGAAGgccaattcaattttattttatttgtacagcacttttaataatgcCAGCTTTACAGTtataaatagaataatagaataaatggtcactatatgtatatatagtagaAATACACTATAAAATAGTCCCTAtatgtttattcctaatgagtgaTCCAGTGGCAACAGTGTtgagaaaaaaaccctgaaatggtatgaggggaaaaaccttaagaggaagGAAAACCTCAGAGGGAAACCCATCATCACCTGGGTGACTCTGAATATCCATTCATTTTAGTTCCATCATttttgaggttatcaactgatTGACACTTGAATGCAACTTTTCATGGTGATTGTTGACCTACGCCACTgcagcaaactgtttatattaattacagtccaaatctgtGTTTATGGTTCTTGATTGAAATCATCCATGGATgcaacctcatggatctttaggctgttcatgtggaaccatcctcaggtTCAGCGAGTGGTTTCCCATTGAAGAGAACAGACATCAGGATGGATTATGCAGGTCTGGAAAGAAGTATGGGACAACATCACTGTTACCTCAGGAGCGCATGTTGTCCCATACTTCTTTTTTATTGACAGCTCCTGTTAAAATACACAACACTGCTTTGCTTTTTAAAGTTCAAGTGCACATTTATTACAACTTTTAAAAGAATTCACATCGAACCCCTGTGAAAGGTCACATGGGCCATGCAAATGTCACTCTGCCAAATGCACGCTGGTCAATTTGGCACAAAAGCCCAGAGCGTCTCATTACCCCAGACCTGTCTCTGTGTGACTGACAGTACTAATCCAGCATAATCTTGTCTTTCCTCTTCGGTCTCTCCTCCCTTTCGTTTGAAATGTGCTGTGTTCAAATAACATCCTCACCTTTCTGTTCACAGTCGTAACTTTCGAGGCCACCTGACCCCAAAGTGATGTGCGGTGGCGGCGGATGTGACTTACGGAGGAGGACCTGCTAATGGAGTCAGCATATGGCAAATGACAAAGTTTCCCCTTTTCACAGAAAAACGACTCCCCCTTGATGAAAGGAGACGGCGGTCAAATGGAaattgcagtgtgtgcaaaaaaatgaTGCAAGGTGCAATTTAGACCCCTTAGCAATCCTGTGGTATTTTTTAGCACTTACAGTACGACCTACATATACAGTGGTTTTACATTTGCAGGATGCAAGTCAGGCATCAGAAGCATTAGAACTGCCTATAACTTTTATTTAGCACAGACAGACCACTTCCTCTTTTTAATGCATCATGGAATATCTGGGGCAAATTGTAATCCACATTGAGTGTGCTGTGTTTAATatgctaatttaaaaaaaggcatgAGTAATAaagctttctcttttttttttaagattcacAATACAGTTCACACGATCACTGTGAAAATGTTcttcataaaacaaaattattttgaacAGCAAAAATTTGAACTACAAAAGAAGACAGTTTCTCCATAACGTGACATTTTTTTGCCTTATGctatataatattatagaaataaaatactgGCCCTTTCGTATATAAAGGGTTCTTTATGGATCGTTAAAGGGTCCATTTATGACTTTCAAGAAAAATTCATTCTTAATGTATTATAGAATAGactacattacagcacagtgaaattctttcttcgcgtGTCCCAGCTTGTtcggaaactggggtcagagcgcagggtcagccatgatacatcacccctggagcacagagggttaagggccttgctcaagggcccaagagtggcagcttggtgataccagggcttaaacccccCGCCCccacaaccttccgatcagtagcccagcgccttaaccattgagctaccaacGCTACCAACTCTTTtgaaataaagaataaactCTTTCACTCCATTTTTCTGTGCTTTTCTAgcactttttttgtgttatttcagCACTAAATAGATTGGACTTGATATAATTCCATGAAGAGttataaatagtaataataagtaTAAGTAAGACATAGTAGCAAGACTTGTCAAAAATCTTAgacaaaaaacatttccagCAGTTTCAAACCAAATAAAATTTGGTAAAAAGCCAAGACAgcacaaaaacttttttttttttcccatttttattcatattttgtatttttttacagtaaaacaacattcaattaaattattttaaaaaactataaatattaaataaatacataaataattaaataaataaataaatttgtctGAAAATTGGTTTCCCTAAAAATCgaatattgttttaatataaaacaacaattctttttttcaaatagaaatgaaattctataacacgttttatattttttataaagagaATGCGCCGAAAAACGTTTTCCCGCCGGCGGTCTCCACATTGGACAGCAGTTTGTTGTCCATGACGGTGCACAGTCGGTCTCCGGCCTTTAGTTTGAACGCAGCTCCAACGTAGATGGTGCCGTACCAGTATGTGAGTTCATCGTCTGTTGTTAGCTTGCAGGCCGACCTCGTGGAACTCAGCAGCGGCTTCCATGAGCCATAGGAGTCAGACTTGCGCTTCACGGAGTGGCTCAGGTGCAGCACCTGGCCCTCTGCCTCCTCGTCATTGGTCGTGCAGCTCAGTCGGTATGAGGCCTGGCTGTAGACGAAGTAGAGGCCGCTGTGGAAAATCGTGATCTCGTTGTTCTCTAGTTTGAGGCCAGAAACGAAAGACTGGTCGGCGTTGTTGAGCCACTGCACCGATGTGTTTGAAATCTGGTCATTGTAGCGACCTTCAGGGAAAACAAAATCGCAAATTAGATACAccaaacaggcataacattatgaccacctgcctaatattgggTTGTCCCACTtcagctgccaaaacagtcctgacccatcgagcattaccagcataaacttcttcagcaatttgagccttcgctccccacatgcatcaatgagccttggccacccatgaccctgtcgccggttcaccactgttcaaaccttggagcacttttgattaAATTctaaccactgcagaccaggaacagcctaCAAGAACTGTAGTTTGGAGATGATCTGACCCATTTaccattaaaatgaacaaacctgctcaaatccttacacttgcccatttttcctgcttctatcaAGTCGACTTTAAGGacgaaatgttcacttgctgcctaataaatcccacccactaacaggtacccGTGAACACTAACActgaaaagataatcagtgtttttttacagtttttacaggTTTACAAAAATGtgcttatatataattaattccAATAACAGTCTGTTTATCTTTGCCTCAGTCCAGAACCAGAAATTGAAATTCGCTTTGCTTTTTGCAGTTTTGACTAAATAACCATGAATCCAGTCTTACCTGAGAGATGAATCGCTGCCTTCGCAGACCCGGAAATTTGCCTCAGCGAGTGCTTGATTTCTGATGTGAGAAAAGAAACAACACTGTAAGCATCCTGAATTTAAGAACTAAGTTTCACAGTGACTTATTAACAAGACTGAGAACGAGAGCCGAATTGAACTCACCTTGGGTTTCATCTGGGCTACTCTGTGTCTGTGGAATGAATGAGAAGGGAAAGAGGAAACACGTTAAAGCAAGAGGTAATTATTAGCATGGTAGACAGCAGCGTCATGTGTGTATTCATGCATCTCACCTTGTTTTGAGTAAAGCAAACGGCGGCAGCGGCACAGAGGGCCACAGCCAGAAGAACTCCACACGTTCTCCAGATTCCTGAAGCAGACCCGGCCTTCTCACGTACAAGCATCACCCGGGGTGCATCTACATCCAGCACAACTTGACTATCACTGGCCATCTCTGAGTCGCTCGGTAGCTATTAGTTAGTCCTTGTAAAGAAAATGTAGACTCTTTATTGCCAATCTTGTTGCTGAAATGCAGTTGAGATGTCTGACCAGAGCCGAATTTGATAATGCCGCTCCTGTGCGCTCGGCTATCTATAAGAGCTGTGTAGGCGAAAGGGGGAACTCCACTGATGTCAATAGGAATTAAAGGAGGGGAAGAAACCATGAACCATTTTTTTCATCTGTAAAagcccacagacacacacatacacacacacacccacttgctcaacacagaaatacacacacacagagtgaaatCCAGCACTTTGTGCACGTTCTGCAAACAAAAGTCCAAACACTCATTTTTTGATTTCATGCTTGTGTTCTAATCTTGAAActtaaaaaagacagaaatatacAGATATTCAAGCTCTAGAGGTTTTTTCCGCTTTTGTCTcgtgttttgtgcttttttttttctcatgtatTATTCTTCCTTCCTCATTTCTCTTTCGGCCAAATTCGCATTTCTTTTCCTGcctgtcttctttttttcccccgcaAAAAAGTTAAACCGATTAGTCATGCTTATCCTTTAGTCTAATTTAAGTATCCATAAGTGTCTCCTTTTGAGGAAAACCACTAACAAAATCTACTAAAAAGGTTCTTGGTTCTTTAAATAAAGGATACAAGGCTTTaaccaaatatattttatgtatgtgtattatcAGGGATAACATTTTTAGTTACATCTCCGGATCCCTTTAAATGATCCGTTTTGAATATAtgtttttgaataataataataataataataataaaaaaaaattaaatgttgatCATATTAAACATTATCTCATGTTTAggattgtgctttttaaaatacaacatCAATGGGAAATATCCTACTATAAGTATTACCTATTTTAACCTACAATAAGACTAcagtttctttcggcttctcccattaggggtcgccacagtggaccatcctcatgtttgatttggcacgtttttacgctggatgaccttcctaacacaaccctccccatttatctgggcttgggaccggcactaagagtggctggggttggttccctgatcaGGGccgtgagagcgccgcatcctaaccactagaccaccagggaacctttcaaattaataaataatgaataaataattaaataagaaGAATTGCAATTTTAAAAGAtgctttaaaagtttttttgttgtttttgtttggtttttgctgCATAGGCACATGTACTATCAGATGTCTAATCCAGGGCCCAgaagtgacagcttggtgttACTGGGATGTTCACTCACAATCTTTCAATGAGAAATACAAAATTGGATCTGATTGTACTGGGGCTCAGACTTAAATCCAATTCTGAGTTAATTCTGTGGCAGGGGAAAATGGTGGTTAATGGTGGCACTGTGGTTAAGACCATAAGACCAAATTACtactattgggcccttgagtatgGCCTTTACCCTCAccagctcagttgtataaatgcaaTCATTATAAATAGCTTTGAATAATTTGAATGTTTTatcataataaacattttttcaataatttccAGTATTAGGGTATAGGGTCAGACACATGTGGTGACCCAAAAACCATATCAATATCGAGTCAATATCGAACACTTAACTATGTTGGATTTACTTTGGATTGTCGCTAAATCTTTAAAGACTTTACTCAGAAAGCTAAACACGATGTTTTAGTATGAGTAGAGAATTCAACTGTGCTATCTAACAACACAATCAAGCCTGCAACCTAAACTGAAGTTTGTCCTGACTTTAGCAACATGGAgcttattgtttttaattatctCAAAGTAAATTTTTGTACTATATGTactataattttaaaaaatgatttcgATGTAGATTTGATTAGTTTGCTAGATTGCTGTCTGTGCTATGTGTAAAAGCTGACTCATCATGTATCATGACTGGACGATAATATATAATCTTGAGAGGTAATTTGTTTAATACGTATTAAATTGTGTATGACTTGTGGGGGTGGAGCCACTGGAGTTGGAGGGTGGAGCCATGGGGGCGGGGGGTGTTGAGAAAGGAATCACACCTAGGGTGCACAGCCCTGTTCACTTCACCAATCATAAGGTTATGATGTCAAATTTATGCCTGatttgtgcatatatatatatctacattGATGAGCagcttctgggttttttttccatcttcttTCCTTACACttcactttcattttctttccttacACTTAAGGCCTGGGGCTACATTTGAGAAATCTTTTACTCTTTCACTTTAATCTAAAAATAGTACTCTAGTGCAACATTCTCCAAATGTCACTAATAATTTGGTCCCTCTTCTCAGTTTCAAACACACGTGGGCCGACAAAGAGAAATCCTCTgctctttttgtttgttcactGCCGTGACATTTCCCCATGACATTAAACATCAAAAAGTTAAAGATGGGGGATGTGGTGGGTTACAGCGTGGCGGTCGGGGGAAAAATCACAGCAGTTTGTTATTGCCGTGAGGATTATGAGATAAGGTTGTACTTGGCATTTTGATCTTACGTGTCATTACTGGACAACACTTTCACCTTTATGTGCTGTTATTTATAGTGTAAATTTTTTGTTTGGTGAgtctaaaaaaatgtaaacctcGTTTTATTTACAAGGTCTTTTCCGCTTTCATGCTAAATGAACAATGGTCAATTGGCGTCCAACTCGGATCGATAAACATTAGCGACTAATTTACGTTCTGACAGAAAGTCAGAGGTGAAAGAAAATTGGATTAATGAAAATAACTTACAGATATTTTCTACGTTTTACAATGACTATAAACGGAAGATCATCTTTTAAGAttttagataaaaataaattaataaataaataaatacatttacaaaaaatcaTATTGACATACGACGCTAATGTTGTCATTATGTGTTCTGAATGAGTTTCTTACTATTTATTCATTATGTAATCAGATTAAGGGATTAATAAATAGCATTTATTAGGCAACTATTTGACTATTTGTGTAGGGTGATTGTATAAAAAAAGGGAACAATGGAGGGAAAATCCTCTTTAATGTTGTATAACTGAAGTCTAACAATAAGAGTGATAACAAtgaggaaaaaagtaaaaatgttctcTCGACTGCTGGTTTAGATATAGAAATAGATGTAACTGTTGATTAGTCTCGGCTATGCGGTCGAACCTCACAAACATCTACATGAAAgaattatcattatcattatcacatGTCAATCGCTGAGTGAAATGTCATATCTTGTAAATTATtcaccagattttttttcatgtattaaattgcattatttaaaaaagtgattAGATGTGGAGTTAATTCATTTCCTATACTGCAGTTTATGCCTAAAAGCTAAGGTGTGACTCATTATACATCTGCATCATGTTTCATGCCTGAAAGATTATTCAAGGTCTAATTAGCTTCGTTTTTACACAACTAAGAACTTCGAAAGAATCGGGACCGAGTTTTTAAAGGACAGAAGGCTTCGCATAGAGATATTACATAACATATGTTACATATGTTCCTTTGTGCTCTTACGTCTACGTCTTTATGTTAAATTTCTGAATAATGTTACCCAATCCTGTGCTGAAACAATGCTCACCATACGTTCAACAACTTCTATTAAGTGTCCGATTGCTGTAGTTGACTAACATTTATAAGTTGACTAAGATTATAACTAGCAAACGAATACCATATAAACACATCTTACACATCTCTCAGATTGTTCTCAGTGGTATACCTTTTTTCGAAAAATAGACTTGAGAGTCCACCAGTTTCAAGACCAGTATCGTCGCTACCAAAACCAATACCAGGATTTTTTGAAcgcaataattattaaaattaaaaagaccgcagttttcttttttttctctttttcttcccatgtttattttttatttaagtattaaacaaacaaattttagGGCCATATTAAAACTATCAagataatgtttgtttttttacgtgttcctctttttttgttttttctaacGAAACTAGCGAGAATGTAGAGACTTTCCCTTTGGGCCTGTTTCGTTTTTCCAGTGATCGACTCTTTTGTCTTTGACAAAATTCTTTTAGAAGCTACAGATGATGCTGATATATAAAGATGtatgactgagtgactgacaAGTCCTGCTTTGCTTGTACGAAGAATGAAAATAATAGTTTGTATTGACATAAATATGACTCTCATGTTTAAAGATTCGCAGGTAggattgatatttaatgtgaaTATTGATTCGCTCAGTACAAAaccaatattaaaaatattctcAGCCTCTGCAGTAGACCGTGTCagataataaaagaaatcaggaagtaGGTTTCAAGTGATCAGTTGCTTATTAAATCATCGGTGAGGTGACACGAGGAAGAAATCAAAAGTGTAACCTTTAGCTTGGATTTCCAAAATTCTGATGTCCCAGATCTCAAAACGAGGAACTGTTTGGCATGTTACAGCGGACTGGTCTGAGAAGATGGATGACTTTGAAATAAATTCGTCCTGAGTTAAGGATTTGAGTGGACGCTTAATGGATGGACACTGACGCGAGTTTAACCCTCAAAACCCATTAAACCTCAAATCTACAGCGTTCTTTTAgtacttttcttcttctttgaaaAGGACATTTCCCTAAAGGCCAAGTGTTACCTTTCTAAACCACTTAAAGCAGTCTGGAAAAACATCCCTCTGTACAGTCCCACACATTACACACCCGCTGCAGAGCGTAACTTCCTAAATATTTCGACATTCTCACTAACTTTTGTGGttcttttaaacatttgcaTACAGAATACCCCAGGAAATGGAAGTGTTGCTCATCAAATGTAGTAATTATCTGAATAGGCATGTGATATCATCTTTTTAATGAGTTCACCgctcacttttttttatgttgtccACATGAACTGACTGTCTGGGTGACTGTCTGGGTGACATAAGATGACACGTTCAATGCCAAAATCAGGCCACCATGAGaacatttatacagtacatacattaCAATCTTTGAAGTGAGATGCTTTATAAGAGGGTCATAAACAGACTATATGTCATAATCTATAATGCACATACAGAAAAGCtgatattaataaatgtgttttatttgaagacatatattatatatagagagaTGCAGAAGCCATTaaccagagcgacttacagctgagcagttgagggtgaagggccttgctcaagggcccagcagtagcagattgcagatatatacatattcatagtGTGCTCCCTCACTAGCCTCTCTTTATTCTCCCCCAGccaacaaatacatttaaaatgaaaatgcattaTCAAGAAAATAcaaggaaatataaaatatatataaaaaatgactgaaactattattaaaaataatacacattttatcACAAATAAAAACTTCACCAATTCTAAATGAGTATATTCCACACAATGTTACTATATcagaggaagtgaatgaatCTAAGCTTACAGATAATGAATCAATGATGTCTGACCAAATAATAATTCACCAGTACTTTTGGAGGAAGCATTAGCTCAGTGGAGAGGCCTTTGGACTGTGATTGAAAGgttgtgtgttcaaatcccagaacaaAAACTTTTGGGTTCATAAACAGGCGTACACTGTTGTAGAAATAAGATAATTGTCAAATGGCATAAATGGTAAATggtataatattgtattaaagCAAGCTTCTAGTGTATATAATAACAGATATTGTGAGGAACAACACAATGGATAGATTTGTGACTAGATGATTGAAGTAAAAACATATGTATAACGCATCCATAAAGcattctatttatctatctatctatctatctatctatctatctatctatctatctatctatctatctatctatctatctatctatctatctgtctgtctgtctgtctgtctgtctgtctgtctgtctgtctgtctgcctgtctgtctgtccatccgcCTGTCTGTCCGtcaatcagtctgtctgtctgtttgtctatctatctatctatctatctatctatctatctatctatctatctatctatctatctatctatctatctatccatccatcttcctatgtatatatatatatatatatatatatatatatata contains:
- the tnfa gene encoding tumor necrosis factor a (TNF superfamily, member 2) gives rise to the protein MASDSQVVLDVDAPRVMLVREKAGSASGIWRTCGVLLAVALCAAAAVCFTQNKTQSSPDETQEIKHSLRQISGSAKAAIHLSGRYNDQISNTSVQWLNNADQSFVSGLKLENNEITIFHSGLYFVYSQASYRLSCTTNDEEAEGQVLHLSHSVKRKSDSYGSWKPLLSSTRSACKLTTDDELTYWYGTIYVGAAFKLKAGDRLCTVMDNKLLSNVETAGGKTFFGAFSL